From one Bradyrhizobium sp. Ash2021 genomic stretch:
- a CDS encoding CHASE3 domain-containing protein yields the protein MTPDAMRRRAIGQILLLAAGLVVLTVISAGSVYLVNRAREDARWVVRTVENENQISFTQLQLRRAESAQRGFVLTLQPNFQTDFEEAASQIPPALTRLSELTSDNPTQRRVLDQMIPLSHQRIEEFRKTIELARTQRLNDAAQIVREDVGRAAMNHIYDLAGEMRAEEDRLFVLRTTNADRSQTLAASMTGIGSGFVVVLAGISIFLVRRSSRARDEAEALLRDNNINLEATVDERTADLREANDEIQRFAYIVSHDLRSPLVNIMGFTSELEELRGDIFKRIAALARAGTSAPPVPDNATDSAEPVLEGTDKQLSEDFTEALGFIKSSIGKMDRLISAILNLTREGRREFQPVRIDTRELIEGIVATVAHQAAEADAQIRIEPLPNIVSDRLALEQIFSNLIDNALKYLKSGVPGDILIRGRTKLGFAIFDVSDNGRGIDPKDHQRIFDLFRRAGTQDKPGQGIGLAHVRALVRRLGGTMSVASELHTGSTFTITLPINWTFSNRNKAS from the coding sequence GTGACGCCTGACGCCATGCGCCGGCGCGCAATCGGCCAGATCCTGCTGCTTGCGGCGGGGCTTGTGGTGCTGACGGTTATCAGCGCTGGCTCGGTCTATCTGGTAAACAGGGCGCGGGAGGACGCGCGCTGGGTGGTTCGCACCGTTGAAAATGAAAATCAGATATCCTTCACGCAACTGCAATTGCGCCGGGCCGAAAGCGCTCAGCGCGGCTTTGTTCTGACATTGCAGCCCAATTTTCAAACCGATTTCGAGGAGGCCGCATCCCAGATTCCGCCGGCACTAACGCGGCTGAGTGAACTCACCAGCGACAATCCGACTCAAAGGCGGGTTCTGGACCAGATGATTCCACTCAGCCATCAGCGCATCGAGGAATTCCGCAAGACCATCGAACTTGCGCGGACCCAGCGCCTGAACGACGCCGCCCAGATCGTCCGCGAGGACGTTGGCCGCGCCGCCATGAACCACATCTACGATCTGGCGGGCGAGATGCGTGCCGAAGAAGATCGTCTGTTTGTCCTGCGCACGACCAACGCCGACCGCAGTCAGACCCTGGCGGCATCGATGACCGGCATCGGTTCGGGTTTCGTTGTCGTCCTGGCCGGCATCTCCATTTTTCTGGTGCGGCGCTCTTCGCGCGCACGCGACGAAGCCGAAGCATTGCTGCGCGACAACAATATCAATCTCGAGGCCACCGTCGATGAGCGCACCGCGGATCTGCGCGAGGCCAATGACGAGATCCAGCGTTTCGCTTACATCGTCAGCCACGATCTGCGCTCGCCGCTGGTGAACATCATGGGCTTCACCAGCGAGCTCGAGGAATTGCGCGGCGATATCTTCAAGCGGATCGCGGCGCTTGCCCGTGCCGGGACCTCGGCGCCGCCGGTGCCGGACAATGCGACCGATAGCGCCGAACCCGTGCTCGAAGGCACCGACAAGCAACTGTCGGAAGATTTCACCGAGGCGCTGGGATTCATCAAATCCTCGATCGGCAAGATGGACCGGCTGATATCGGCAATTCTCAACCTCACCCGCGAGGGACGGCGCGAATTCCAGCCCGTGCGCATCGATACCCGCGAACTGATCGAAGGCATCGTTGCAACCGTGGCGCATCAGGCCGCGGAAGCCGATGCTCAAATCCGCATCGAGCCGCTGCCGAACATTGTCAGCGACCGTCTTGCGCTGGAGCAGATCTTCTCCAATTTGATCGATAATGCGCTCAAATATCTCAAGAGCGGGGTTCCCGGCGACATCCTGATCCGGGGCCGCACCAAGCTTGGCTTTGCGATTTTCGATGTCTCCGACAATGGGCGCGGCATCGATCCCAAGGACCACCAGCGGATCTTCGACCTGTTCCGTCGCGCGGGAACCCAGGACAAACCCGGACAAGGCATCGGCCTTGCGCATGTCCGCGCGCTGGTGCGGCGGTTAGGCGGAACCATGTCGGTGGCATCGGAGCTTCACACCGGCAGCACATTCACGATAACACTGCCGATCAACTGGACATTCAGCAACCGGAACAAGGCGTCATGA
- the aroQ gene encoding type II 3-dehydroquinate dehydratase: MAEASTATIYVLNGPNLNMLGTREPETYGHAKLADVEKLCAETATQFGLKADCRQSNREGELIDFIHEAHASKAVGIIINAGGYSHTSIALHDALVAVKIPTVEVHISNIHARESFRHHSFTAKAAFASLCGFGIDGYRLAINGLAAKIGAKAKT; encoded by the coding sequence ATGGCCGAGGCCTCTACAGCGACTATTTATGTGCTCAACGGTCCGAACCTCAACATGCTGGGGACCCGCGAGCCCGAGACCTACGGCCATGCAAAGCTCGCCGATGTCGAGAAACTGTGCGCGGAGACCGCGACGCAATTCGGCCTCAAGGCCGATTGCCGGCAGTCCAATCGCGAAGGCGAGCTGATCGATTTCATCCACGAGGCGCATGCCAGCAAGGCTGTGGGCATCATCATCAATGCCGGCGGCTATTCCCACACCTCGATCGCGCTGCACGACGCGCTGGTCGCGGTGAAAATTCCAACTGTCGAAGTGCACATCAGCAACATTCACGCCCGCGAGAGTTTCCGGCATCATTCCTTCACCGCCAAAGCCGCCTTCGCTTCGCTTTGCGGCTTCGGCATCGACGGCTACCGGCTCGCGATCAACGGCCTTGCCGCCAAAATCGGCGCCAAAGCAAAAACCTGA
- the aat gene encoding leucyl/phenylalanyl-tRNA--protein transferase, translating into MTSRDSASSEITPEVLLRAYACGIFPMAESADDPTLFWVEPETRGVIPLDGFRVASRLARTVRSDAFTVTVDTAFKAVIAGCAAPQAGRDDTWINTRIRDLYLGLYQLGHCHSVEVWQNGDLAGGLYGVSLGRAFFGESMFHRARDASKVALVHLVARLIAGGFELLDTQYVTEHLRSFGAAEISRRRYRTLLDKAITGVSADFLRLPATHPVKGADALAIIANRS; encoded by the coding sequence ATGACGTCGCGCGACTCCGCCTCTTCCGAAATCACGCCCGAAGTGCTGCTGCGCGCCTATGCCTGCGGTATCTTCCCGATGGCCGAAAGCGCCGACGACCCCACGCTGTTCTGGGTCGAGCCGGAAACGCGCGGGGTGATCCCGCTCGATGGTTTTCGCGTCGCCTCGCGCCTCGCCCGCACGGTGCGTTCCGACGCCTTCACGGTCACCGTCGATACCGCCTTCAAGGCGGTCATCGCCGGCTGCGCGGCGCCGCAGGCCGGCCGTGACGACACCTGGATCAACACGCGGATCCGCGACCTCTATCTCGGGCTGTACCAGCTCGGACACTGCCACAGCGTCGAGGTCTGGCAGAACGGCGATCTGGCCGGCGGCCTATACGGCGTCAGCCTGGGGCGCGCCTTCTTCGGCGAGAGCATGTTTCACCGCGCCCGCGACGCCTCGAAAGTGGCGCTGGTGCATCTGGTGGCGCGGCTGATCGCGGGCGGGTTCGAGCTGCTCGACACCCAGTATGTCACCGAGCACCTGCGCAGTTTTGGCGCCGCGGAAATTTCGCGCCGCCGCTATCGCACGCTGCTCGACAAGGCGATCACGGGCGTATCCGCGGATTTCCTGCGATTGCCGGCGACCCATCCGGTCAAGGGCGCCGACGCGCTCGCGATTATCGCGAACCGCAGCTAG
- the accB gene encoding acetyl-CoA carboxylase biotin carboxyl carrier protein yields MASKPDTKSAANFKSDDSALIRELALLLDETSLTEIEIERAGLRVRVARNISIAASMPANFQPGVSASAASAASAAPAAATDLAKHPGVVPSPMVGTAYWSPEPGAKPFIEVGSKVSAGQTLLIIEAMKTMNQIPSPRAGTVTQILVEDGQPVEFGEPLVIIE; encoded by the coding sequence ATGGCGAGCAAGCCTGACACCAAATCAGCCGCAAATTTCAAAAGCGACGACAGCGCGCTCATTCGCGAACTCGCTTTGCTGCTGGACGAGACCAGTCTCACCGAAATCGAGATCGAGCGCGCCGGTCTTCGGGTGCGGGTCGCACGCAACATCTCAATCGCGGCCTCGATGCCGGCGAACTTCCAGCCGGGCGTTTCGGCGTCTGCGGCTTCGGCCGCATCCGCTGCGCCCGCCGCTGCCACCGACCTGGCAAAACACCCGGGCGTTGTGCCCTCGCCGATGGTCGGCACCGCCTATTGGTCGCCCGAGCCCGGCGCCAAGCCATTCATCGAGGTCGGCAGCAAGGTATCGGCCGGACAAACGCTTTTGATCATCGAAGCGATGAAAACGATGAACCAGATTCCGTCGCCGCGCGCGGGCACCGTAACGCAAATTCTCGTCGAGGACGGCCAGCCGGTCGAATTCGGCGAACCGCTGGTCATCATTGAATAG
- a CDS encoding response regulator, whose translation MNTATPTLLYIDDDAALARLVDRGLTRQGFRVVHAASGHEGLARLAQGGIDVVALDQYMPGLDGLETLEQILKIPDAPPVVFVTASQDSAIAVTALKAGAVDYLVKDAQGDFIPLLHVAVNGAMRQAQIQRARDEAEAEVHASRDRYAALAAEREVLLREVNHRVGNSLQIIASLLHLQANSSTQDGVKEALTNAMGRVAAVAQVHRRLYTSHDLKSVLLNQYLDALLEDLRRSAEGNRMSRLTLKAEPIDIDPDRAVAIGIIVNELVMNAVKYAYPDGAGPIHIELKAQGDDLVLSIADDGVGLDAKADPRGTGMGQRIVSAMAAKLEATVERDSAHQGTRIVLQFRRANAAKSANVAAG comes from the coding sequence ATGAACACCGCAACGCCGACATTGCTGTATATCGATGACGACGCGGCGCTTGCCCGGCTGGTCGACCGCGGCCTGACGCGACAAGGTTTTAGGGTCGTCCATGCCGCCAGCGGACATGAGGGGCTCGCGCGCCTGGCGCAAGGCGGCATCGACGTCGTCGCCCTCGACCAGTACATGCCCGGTCTCGACGGTCTGGAAACGCTCGAGCAGATACTGAAGATTCCGGACGCGCCGCCGGTGGTGTTCGTCACCGCCTCGCAGGATTCGGCGATCGCGGTCACCGCGTTGAAGGCGGGTGCGGTGGACTATCTGGTCAAGGATGCCCAGGGCGATTTCATTCCGCTGCTCCACGTCGCCGTCAACGGCGCGATGCGGCAGGCGCAAATTCAAAGGGCCCGCGACGAGGCCGAGGCCGAGGTCCACGCCTCGCGCGACCGCTACGCAGCACTGGCAGCCGAACGCGAAGTGCTGTTGCGCGAAGTCAACCACCGCGTCGGCAATTCTTTGCAGATCATCGCTTCGCTACTGCACCTGCAGGCGAATTCGAGCACGCAGGACGGCGTCAAGGAGGCGCTGACCAACGCGATGGGACGCGTCGCCGCGGTCGCCCAGGTCCACCGCCGGCTCTACACCTCGCACGACCTGAAGAGCGTGCTGCTGAACCAGTATCTGGACGCCCTGCTGGAAGATCTCAGGCGGTCGGCCGAAGGCAACCGGATGTCGCGGCTGACGCTGAAGGCAGAGCCGATCGATATCGACCCGGATCGCGCGGTGGCGATCGGCATCATCGTCAACGAGCTGGTGATGAACGCGGTGAAATACGCCTACCCCGACGGCGCCGGCCCCATCCATATCGAACTCAAGGCCCAGGGCGACGATCTCGTGCTGTCGATCGCCGACGACGGCGTCGGCCTCGACGCCAAGGCCGATCCGCGCGGCACCGGCATGGGCCAGCGCATCGTCTCGGCGATGGCCGCCAAGCTGGAAGCAACCGTTGAACGCGATTCCGCCCATCAGGGGACCCGGATCGTGCTGCAATTCCGCCGCGCCAATGCGGCGAAATCCGCAAACGTGGCCGCCGGTTAA
- a CDS encoding DUF1236 domain-containing protein, producing the protein MTNRYLISAAVAALIAGTGFANAQGTGTSRESAPSAAPTQQSAPATEHAAPSAAPKKDSGASTGMKGAESQGMKGSENSGMKASESNEKAQPGTSTSKSAQDNNAMQGQKSKGMSSENETKGGKDMKAESRDSKSGTTNAAESRDSKTGNMNAQTKGTTDSRSQTTTGNAATSATAAPPAEKRTQIVSAIKSEKIEETTNVNFNIAVGTVVPATVRFHPLPARIVEIYPEWRGYDVIFVHGQYIIVRPQTHEIVYIIEG; encoded by the coding sequence ATGACTAATCGCTATTTGATTTCGGCTGCGGTGGCGGCTCTGATCGCTGGAACCGGCTTTGCGAATGCGCAGGGCACCGGAACGAGCCGTGAAAGCGCGCCGAGTGCCGCCCCAACCCAGCAGAGTGCTCCTGCAACGGAACACGCTGCGCCTTCCGCAGCACCGAAGAAAGACTCGGGCGCATCGACGGGCATGAAGGGTGCCGAATCCCAGGGAATGAAGGGCTCTGAGAACTCCGGCATGAAGGCCTCGGAATCCAACGAAAAGGCGCAGCCGGGAACGAGCACCAGCAAGAGCGCGCAAGACAACAATGCGATGCAGGGTCAGAAGTCGAAGGGCATGAGCTCTGAGAACGAGACCAAAGGCGGCAAGGACATGAAGGCCGAAAGCCGTGACAGCAAGAGCGGTACCACGAACGCCGCCGAAAGCCGCGACAGCAAGACAGGCAACATGAACGCCCAGACCAAGGGCACGACCGACTCGAGGTCGCAGACGACGACGGGCAACGCCGCCACTTCGGCGACCGCAGCCCCGCCGGCTGAAAAGCGCACCCAGATCGTTTCCGCCATCAAGTCGGAGAAGATCGAGGAGACGACCAACGTCAACTTCAACATCGCAGTCGGCACCGTGGTGCCGGCGACGGTTCGTTTCCATCCGCTTCCTGCCCGGATCGTGGAAATCTATCCGGAGTGGCGCGGCTACGATGTGATTTTCGTGCACGGCCAGTACATCATCGTGCGTCCGCAGACGCACGAGATCGTCTACATCATCGAAGGCTAA
- a CDS encoding SDR family NAD(P)-dependent oxidoreductase translates to MTDRIRLDGKVAVVTGAAGVIGTATIHLLAERGARIVAVDRREPDLAAAIADLPASAQALAVAADVTREEEVADYVRAAVDRFGTIDVFYNNAGIEGDIKPIPEYSLESFRRVLDVNVVGVFLGMKHVLPVMLKQNKGSIINTASIAGLMGSPHIAVYSASKHAVIGLTKSASWECTGTGVRVNCVCPGLIDSRMLSAIMQGRNGGNAPPPNDKIVERIPARRLGQASEVASIVAFLASDEASYVSGSAYTVDGGRTAA, encoded by the coding sequence ATGACCGATCGAATTCGTCTGGACGGCAAGGTCGCCGTTGTAACCGGGGCTGCCGGCGTCATCGGAACCGCGACCATTCACCTGTTGGCCGAACGCGGTGCGCGTATTGTCGCAGTCGACCGCAGGGAGCCAGATCTTGCGGCCGCGATTGCCGACCTGCCGGCTTCGGCGCAGGCGCTGGCGGTCGCCGCCGACGTCACACGTGAAGAGGAGGTCGCCGACTATGTCCGGGCTGCGGTCGACAGGTTCGGCACCATCGACGTGTTCTACAACAACGCCGGCATCGAAGGCGACATCAAGCCGATCCCGGAATATTCGCTGGAGAGCTTTCGCCGGGTGCTCGACGTCAACGTGGTCGGCGTCTTCCTCGGCATGAAGCACGTGCTGCCGGTGATGCTGAAGCAGAACAAGGGCAGCATCATCAACACCGCCTCGATCGCGGGCCTGATGGGCTCGCCGCACATCGCGGTCTACAGCGCCAGCAAGCACGCGGTGATCGGGCTGACCAAGAGCGCGTCGTGGGAATGCACGGGCACCGGCGTGCGCGTCAATTGCGTCTGCCCGGGATTGATCGACAGCCGGATGTTGAGTGCGATCATGCAGGGGCGCAATGGCGGCAACGCGCCGCCGCCCAATGACAAGATCGTGGAGCGGATTCCGGCGCGACGGCTGGGACAGGCTTCCGAGGTCGCCTCCATCGTGGCGTTCCTCGCCTCCGATGAAGCCAGTTACGTCTCGGGCTCGGCCTACACCGTCGACGGCGGCCGCACCGCCGCCTAG
- a CDS encoding response regulator, translating to MSKPVTIIMIEDDEGHARLIERNIRRSGVNNEIMPFTNGTDAVNYLFGSDGTGLNHKGEALLILLDLNLPDMTGIDILRRVKDNKYLKATPVVVLTTTDDSQEIKRCYELGCNVYITKPVNYESFANAIRQLGLFFSVIQVPPAAT from the coding sequence ATGAGCAAGCCAGTCACCATCATCATGATCGAGGACGATGAGGGCCATGCCCGCCTGATCGAACGCAATATCCGGCGCTCCGGTGTCAATAACGAGATCATGCCGTTCACCAACGGTACAGACGCGGTGAACTATTTGTTCGGCAGCGACGGCACGGGACTCAATCACAAGGGCGAGGCTCTGCTGATCCTGCTTGACCTCAACCTGCCGGACATGACCGGCATCGATATCTTGCGGCGGGTCAAGGACAACAAATATTTGAAGGCGACGCCGGTCGTGGTTCTGACCACGACCGACGATTCCCAGGAAATCAAGCGCTGCTACGAACTCGGCTGCAACGTCTACATCACCAAGCCGGTGAATTATGAAAGCTTTGCCAACGCCATTCGCCAGCTCGGCCTGTTCTTTTCCGTCATTCAGGTACCACCCGCCGCCACATGA
- the accC gene encoding acetyl-CoA carboxylase biotin carboxylase subunit, whose protein sequence is MFDKILIANRGEIALRVLRACKELGISTVAVHSTADADAMHVRLADESVCIGPPPSKDSYLNIPALLAACEITGADAVHPGYGFLSENARFAEILAEHNLHFIGPKAEHIRLMGDKIEAKKTAKRLGIPVVPGSDGGVGSDDDAMAIAEAIGFPVLVKAAAGGGGRGMKVAQTADDLMMALSTASNEAKSAFGDASVYLEKYLQKPRHIEIQVLGDGRGGAIHLGERDCSLQRRHQKVWEEGPSPVLAAAARAKIGATCAKAMQDMKYLGVGTIEFLFEDGEFYFIEMNTRIQVEHPVTEMITDIDLVLEQIRIAAGGDLPATQDEIQIIGHAIECRVNAENPQTFRPSPGKITQFHPPGGLGVRIDSAVYQGYVIPPYYDSLVGKLIVHGKTRGECLMRLRRALDEMVVEGIETTLPLFRALVREPSIIDGDYHIHWLEQYLAGQPVG, encoded by the coding sequence ATGTTCGACAAGATACTCATAGCCAATCGCGGCGAAATCGCCCTGCGCGTGCTGCGCGCGTGCAAGGAACTCGGCATCTCCACCGTTGCCGTGCATTCCACCGCCGACGCCGACGCGATGCATGTGCGGCTTGCCGACGAAAGCGTCTGCATCGGGCCGCCGCCGTCAAAGGACAGCTATCTCAACATCCCCGCGCTGCTCGCGGCGTGCGAGATCACCGGCGCCGATGCGGTGCATCCCGGCTACGGCTTCCTGTCCGAGAATGCCCGCTTCGCCGAAATCCTCGCCGAGCATAACCTGCATTTCATCGGCCCGAAGGCCGAGCACATCCGCCTGATGGGCGACAAGATCGAAGCCAAGAAAACCGCGAAGAGGCTCGGCATTCCCGTGGTGCCGGGCTCGGACGGCGGTGTCGGATCCGACGACGACGCGATGGCGATCGCGGAGGCGATCGGCTTTCCCGTGCTGGTAAAGGCTGCCGCCGGGGGCGGCGGGCGCGGCATGAAGGTCGCGCAGACGGCCGACGATCTGATGATGGCGCTGTCGACCGCATCCAACGAGGCCAAGTCCGCGTTCGGCGATGCCTCGGTCTATCTGGAAAAATACCTGCAGAAGCCCCGCCACATCGAAATCCAGGTGCTCGGCGACGGCCGCGGCGGCGCGATCCATCTCGGTGAGCGCGACTGTTCGCTGCAGCGGCGTCACCAGAAAGTCTGGGAGGAAGGCCCCTCGCCGGTTCTCGCCGCCGCCGCCCGCGCCAAAATCGGGGCGACCTGCGCCAAGGCGATGCAGGACATGAAATATCTCGGCGTCGGCACCATCGAATTTCTGTTCGAGGACGGCGAGTTCTATTTCATCGAAATGAATACCCGCATCCAGGTCGAGCATCCCGTCACCGAGATGATCACCGATATTGACCTCGTGCTCGAGCAGATCCGCATCGCCGCCGGCGGCGACCTGCCGGCGACGCAAGACGAGATCCAGATCATCGGTCATGCCATCGAATGCCGGGTCAACGCCGAAAATCCGCAGACCTTCCGGCCGTCGCCTGGAAAGATCACACAATTCCATCCGCCCGGCGGGCTCGGCGTGCGGATCGATTCGGCCGTGTATCAGGGCTACGTCATCCCGCCCTATTACGACTCGCTGGTCGGCAAGCTGATCGTCCATGGCAAGACCCGCGGCGAATGCCTGATGCGGCTGCGCCGGGCGCTGGATGAGATGGTGGTCGAGGGCATCGAAACCACCCTGCCGCTGTTTCGGGCCCTGGTGCGGGAGCCCAGCATTATCGATGGCGACTACCATATCCACTGGCTGGAGCAGTACCTGGCCGGCCAGCCGGTCGGTTGA
- a CDS encoding DUF2155 domain-containing protein, with the protein MFRTIALTGFAALIAATTLSLAPPARAQIGNIFSDPAPRPPGAIPRAGQPQPPPDDDEEVPELPRGRLLPTPNRPLPGQGVPPPGSVQSQPLAPPPGTTVIPQNTPPGIAVAPPQPGGPAGPGVANAPPSANPLPGLPPGQRQPKSVPGAPATLQPGDEVVSEPPASKVTNKKASFSGLDKITGRIINFDEDIGETVQFGALRVKTDACYTRPATEAANTDAFVEVDEITLQGEVKRIFSGWMYAASPGLHGVEHPIYDIWLTDCKVPDQTIVTAAPDLPKAVAPPPAQKRPPAPKQAAPRPPPQPQFQQQPPPPPPPAQRPGGLFGGLFGN; encoded by the coding sequence ATGTTTCGAACCATTGCCCTGACTGGTTTCGCGGCCCTGATTGCCGCCACAACACTCTCGCTTGCGCCTCCGGCGCGCGCGCAGATCGGCAATATCTTTTCCGATCCCGCGCCGCGCCCGCCCGGTGCGATCCCCCGTGCCGGTCAGCCGCAGCCGCCCCCCGACGACGACGAGGAAGTGCCCGAATTGCCGCGCGGCCGGCTGTTGCCGACGCCGAACCGGCCGCTGCCGGGGCAGGGCGTGCCGCCACCGGGAAGCGTCCAGTCGCAGCCGCTGGCGCCACCGCCCGGTACCACCGTGATTCCGCAAAATACGCCGCCGGGCATCGCGGTAGCGCCGCCGCAGCCGGGCGGGCCGGCCGGTCCGGGCGTGGCCAATGCGCCGCCATCGGCCAATCCGTTGCCGGGATTGCCGCCCGGGCAGCGCCAGCCCAAGAGCGTGCCTGGGGCGCCGGCGACCCTGCAGCCGGGCGATGAGGTGGTATCCGAGCCCCCCGCATCGAAGGTCACCAACAAGAAGGCGAGCTTTTCCGGCCTCGACAAGATCACCGGACGCATCATCAATTTCGACGAGGATATCGGCGAGACCGTCCAGTTCGGCGCGCTGCGGGTGAAAACCGACGCCTGCTACACGCGTCCGGCGACCGAGGCCGCCAATACCGACGCCTTCGTCGAGGTCGACGAGATCACGCTGCAGGGCGAGGTGAAGCGGATTTTCTCCGGCTGGATGTATGCCGCGAGCCCCGGCCTGCACGGCGTCGAGCATCCGATCTACGATATCTGGCTGACCGACTGCAAAGTCCCCGACCAGACCATCGTCACCGCAGCACCCGATCTGCCGAAGGCCGTGGCGCCGCCGCCGGCGCAGAAGCGCCCGCCGGCGCCGAAGCAGGCAGCGCCGCGTCCGCCGCCGCAGCCGCAATTCCAGCAGCAACCGCCGCCGCCACCTCCGCCGGCGCAGCGGCCCGGTGGGCTGTTCGGTGGATTGTTCGGGAACTAG
- a CDS encoding DASS family sodium-coupled anion symporter: MKITWKTIAPLAIWLAIYLVPVPAGLNLNQWRYFAIFAAVIAGLILESMPVGAVGLIGLTVAGVMGYVEPDPNKSLRWMLGGFSESTVWLIVGAFVFSIGYRKSGLGRRLALMLVRALGRRTIGLGYAVAFSDLVLAPATPSNTARSGGTIYPIASNIPRIYGSEPGPTAGLIGTYVMWTAFATTAVTSSLFLTALAPNAAALSIAKKIVNVDIGWSQWFFGFAPLGILLLLLVPLLSYIVCRPEVKESPEIVTWSAGEIAAMGPPSRSEWIMAALVLLAMFLWICGSNPTISLPLLGANFINPTMVVFVVISLMLVTGVIDFDDIVAEKSAWEVFFYFTSLLTLSSGLNEIGFIKWVAEGYAKPLASVSPLMGMILLVSFFFWIHYFFSSITSHTAAVLPVVLAVGTSIPGLSVPTLMLLCVYSLGLMGVISPYATGPAPMYFGSGYIGKRDFWKFGLIFGVIYFAGLLLIVLPWLRFIGF, translated from the coding sequence GTGAAAATTACCTGGAAGACCATCGCGCCGCTGGCGATCTGGCTTGCGATCTATCTGGTGCCGGTACCGGCCGGCCTCAATCTCAATCAGTGGCGCTATTTTGCGATATTTGCGGCCGTGATCGCCGGCCTGATCCTGGAATCGATGCCGGTCGGCGCGGTCGGCCTGATCGGCCTGACGGTCGCGGGCGTGATGGGGTATGTCGAACCCGATCCCAACAAATCGCTGCGCTGGATGCTGGGCGGGTTTTCCGAAAGCACGGTGTGGCTGATCGTCGGCGCCTTCGTGTTCTCGATCGGTTACCGCAAGAGCGGGCTCGGCCGGCGGCTCGCTCTGATGCTGGTGCGCGCGCTCGGCCGCCGCACCATCGGCCTCGGTTATGCGGTCGCCTTCTCCGACCTTGTGCTGGCGCCAGCGACACCGTCCAACACCGCGCGCTCAGGCGGCACGATCTATCCGATCGCTAGCAACATTCCCAGGATCTACGGTTCCGAACCCGGGCCGACCGCCGGCCTGATCGGCACCTATGTGATGTGGACGGCGTTTGCGACCACGGCGGTCACGAGCTCGCTGTTCCTGACCGCGCTGGCGCCGAATGCCGCCGCGCTCTCGATCGCCAAAAAGATCGTCAATGTCGACATCGGCTGGTCGCAATGGTTCTTCGGGTTTGCGCCGCTCGGAATCCTGTTGCTGCTGCTGGTGCCGTTGCTGAGCTACATCGTGTGCCGGCCGGAGGTGAAGGAAAGCCCGGAAATCGTCACCTGGAGTGCCGGCGAAATCGCCGCCATGGGGCCGCCGTCGCGCAGCGAATGGATCATGGCAGCCTTGGTGCTGCTGGCGATGTTTCTGTGGATCTGCGGCTCCAATCCCACCATCAGCCTGCCGCTGTTAGGTGCCAACTTCATCAACCCGACCATGGTGGTGTTCGTGGTGATCTCGCTGATGCTGGTCACGGGTGTGATCGATTTCGACGACATCGTCGCTGAGAAGAGCGCCTGGGAAGTGTTCTTCTATTTCACTTCGCTGCTGACGCTGTCGTCCGGCCTGAACGAGATCGGATTCATCAAATGGGTGGCGGAGGGCTACGCCAAGCCGCTGGCCAGCGTGTCGCCGCTGATGGGCATGATCCTGCTGGTGTCGTTCTTCTTCTGGATCCACTATTTCTTTTCCAGCATCACCTCGCACACGGCCGCCGTATTGCCGGTCGTGCTCGCCGTCGGCACCAGCATTCCCGGCCTGTCGGTGCCAACCTTGATGCTGCTGTGCGTGTATTCGCTGGGGCTGATGGGCGTGATCTCGCCCTATGCCACGGGACCGGCGCCGATGTATTTCGGCAGCGGTTACATCGGCAAGCGCGATTTCTGGAAATTCGGCCTGATTTTTGGGGTGATCTATTTTGCGGGCCTGCTGTTGATCGTGCTGCCGTGGCTGCGGTTCATCGGCTTTTAA